One window of the Cryptomeria japonica chromosome 7, Sugi_1.0, whole genome shotgun sequence genome contains the following:
- the LOC131856877 gene encoding L-type lectin-domain containing receptor kinase IV.3-like → MPNGSLDKMIFGKPKNVFGWPQRHRILTDVAAGLLYLHEEWEQTVLHRDIKSSNVLLDSELRGKMGDFGLARLYEHNENPQTSRVVGTIGYIAPELINTGKATTGNDVFSFDIFMLEVACGRRPVDPARGDSQEILVQWVRELYANDKVIDAADPNLDGVFAEEELEKVLKLGLLCCNTNAEARLSIRQVVRILEGEDSIPEFFPFPISFGMDNCLNKSDSLTASCTWPSSSF, encoded by the coding sequence ATGCCAAATGGAAGCCTGGATAAGATGATATTTGGGAAGCCAAAGAATGTATTTGGGTGGCCTCAAAGGCACAGAATTCTGACGGACGTGGCGGCAGGATTGCTGTATCTTCACGAGGAGTGGGAGCAGACGGTGCTTCACAGAGACATCAAATCGAGCAATGTTCTTTTGGATTCGGAGCTTCGGGGAAAGATGGGGGATTTCGGGCTTGCTCGTTTGTACGAGCATAATGAAAACCCACAAACTAGCCGTGTTGTAGGAACCATTGGCTACATAGCCCCCGAATTGATAAACACAGGAAAGGCCACTACCGGTAATGATGTATTCAGCTTCGATATCTTTATGTTGGAGGTTGCCTGCGGAAGGAGACCTGTTGATCCTGCTCGTGGTGATTCACAAGAAATTTTGGTCCAGTGGGTGCGCGAGCTCTATGCCAACGATAAAGTGATCGATGCAGCTGATCCCAATCTTGATGGTGTGTTTGCTGAAGAGGAGTTGGAGAAGGTGCTTAAGTTAGGACTGCTATGCTGTAATACCAATGCAGAGGCGAGACTATCCATTAGACAAGTTGTCCGAATACTTGAAGGCGAGGATTCTATTCCTGAATTTTTTCCATTTccaatttcctttggaatggataATTGTTTGAATAAAAGTGATAGTCTTACAGCTTCTTGTACTTGGCCCTCCAGTTCTTTCTAG
- the LOC131032604 gene encoding L-type lectin-domain containing receptor kinase SIT2-like: protein MLLIIGILLLSTSIPVRANTTFIFDEFNGSALAFYGNASIQSKFISLTSESPSVLGRALYAYPVRMRDSLSFSTTFVFNMVPSASNPSLSGHGLAFIITPHKSPVGALAGQYLGLFNISTIGKAYNHLFAAEFDTGKSEEFQDINNNHVGVDLNDLTSVDSKAAGYWTGDQFEQLTLKNGQSIQAWIDYSHPRKQLNVTITQAGSLRPQKPLLSLKNTSLWDILEEEMYVGFSGATGTMFETHYILAWSFSTVGAAPVLNISNFPSSLIPNKSKSWLRPAILVVLVVPVFFCVAAVVICIRLKRNMYKDDIEEWETEYWPHRFSYKDLYIATKGFQDDQILGSGGFSRVYKGVLPSNGLEVAIKFILRHSTEGMK from the coding sequence ATGTTACTCATCATTGGAATCTTGCTCCTCTCCACATCCATTCCTGTGCGAGCCAACACAACATTTATCTTTGACGAGTTCAATGGCTCGGCCCTGGCTTTCTATGGGAATGCTTCAATACAGTCCAAATTCATCTCCCTCACGAGTGAATCCCCCTCGGTACTTGGCCGTGCTCTATATGCATACCCAGTCCGCATGAGAGATTCTCTCTCTTTCAGCACAACTTTCGTGTTCAACATGGTTCCTTCGGCTTCAAATCCTTCACTAAGTGGGCACGGCCTGGCGTTTATCATAACCCCACACAAGTCTCCGGTGGGAGCTTTAGCAGGTCAATACCTCGGTCTGTTCAATATTTCCACCATCGGGAAGGCTTATAACCATCTCTTCGCAGCGGAGTTTGACACAGGCAAAAGCGAAGAATTTCAAGATATCAACAACAACCACGTTGGGGTAGATCTCAACGATCTTACTTCTGTAGACTCTAAGGCTGCCGGTTACTGGACTGGCGATCAATTCGAACAACTAACTCTCAAGAATGGACAGAGCATTCAGGCTTGGATTGATTACAGCCATCCTCGGAAACAGTTGAATGTTACAATTACGCAAGCTGGTTCGCTTCGTCCACAGAAACCTCTGCTATCTTTGAAAAACACGAGTCTGTGGGATATTCTGGAAGAAGAAATGTACGTTGGTTTCTCAGGAGCTACGGGAACCATGTTTGAAACGCATTACATACTCGCCTGGAGCTTCAGTACCGTCGGCGCGGCACCGGTCTTAAAcatatcaaattttccatcttcctTAATACCCAACAAATCCAAGTCATGGCTAAGACCCGCCATACTTGTAGTTTTGGTTGTTCCTGTCTTCTTCTGTGTTGCGGCAGTGGTAATTTGTATCAGGCTGAAAAGAAACATGTATAAAGATGATATTGAAGAATGGGAAACGGAGTATTGGCCTCACAGATTTAGCTACAAAGACTTGTATATTGCAACCAAGGGCTTCCAAGACGACCAAATTTTAGGTTCTGGAGGCTTTAGCCGGGTCTACAAAGGAGTTTTACCTTCAAATGGGCTTGAAGTTGCCATCAAATTTATTCTCAGACACAGCACTGAAGGCATGAAGTAA
- the LOC131032628 gene encoding L-type lectin-domain containing receptor kinase SIT2 translates to MWVGWILVLVFFLVLAVTESHTRFTFNLFNASTLDLFGNASVHSNVVSLTSESQYLFGRALYPLPVRMKNTTFRSFSTTFVFSMVPYSSDHSRSGHGLAFMMTPHKSPVGVLPTEFLGLLNLSSNGQPYNHLFAVEFDTIKNEEFQDINDNHVGVDINELSSKESKPAGYWISKREFQDLDLKSGQNIQAWIDYDHLEQELNVTIVKAGSPRPEKPLISLRELNLSAILEEEMYVGFSAATGTYVEDHYILAWSFSTNGAASPLDTTHLPSFLHNQTVNIGLIAIVSLSLTVVILVMVVGLLLWLKRRKRRNSVEEWESGYWPHRYSYRDLSIATKGFRDDQILGSGGSGRVYKGVLPGTGLQVAVKSICQEKAKEFVAEISSLGRLKHRNLVQIRGYCRRRKELFVVYDYMSNGSLDNLIFQNPNGLLAWGQRFKILKDVAAGLLYLHEEWEQTVVHRDIKTSNILLDADLNGKFGDFGLALLYEQNENPHTSRVVGTPGYIAPEFINTGKASTSTDVFSFGVVMLEVACGRRAVDAAQIVLVDWVRLLYGNDRLLDAADPMLGGDYVEDEMERLLKLAILCCDPRPQARPGMRQLVEILEDQDSLPPFLPLPFSYGEIGSI, encoded by the coding sequence ATGTGGGTGGGATGGATTCTGGTCCTCGTATTCTTCCTTGTCCTTGCCGTTACAGAAAGCCATACAAGATTTACCTTTAATCTATTCAATGCCTCAACCCTCGACTTATTCGGAAATGCTTCGGTGCATTCCAATGTTGTCTCCCTCACCAGTGAATCACAGTACCTCTTCGGTCGTGCTTTATACCCTCTACCTGTGAGAATGAAAAATACAACATTTCGTTCATTCAGCACCACATTTGTGTTCAGCATGGTACCTTATTCTTCAGATCATTCAAGAAGCGGCCATGGATTGGCTTTTATGATGACCCCTCACAAGTCCCCTGTCGGGGTTTTACCAACTGAGTTTCTGGGTTTGCTTAATCTTTCGAGCAACGGACAGCCCTACAATCATCTGTTTGCTGTCGAGTTTGACACAATCAAGAACGAGGAATTCCAAGACATCAACGACAATCATGTGGGTGTGGATATCAACGAACTCAGCTCTAAGGAGTCCAAGCCTGCTGGTTATTGGATTAGCAAAAGAGAGTTCCAAGATTTAGATCTCAAAAGTGGACAGAATATTCAAGCTTGGATTGATTATGATCATCTTGAACAGGAGCTCAATGTCACCATTGTAAAAGCCGGTTCGCCTAGGCCGGAAAAGCCTCTTATATCTCTGAGAGAACTCAATCTGTCGGCCATTCTCGAAGAAGAAATGTATGTTGGTTTCTCTGCTGCTACAGGAACTTATGTTGAAGACCATTATATTCTTGCTTGGAGTTTCAGTACAAATGGAGCAGCTTCTCCCTTGGATACAACTCATCTTCCTTCATTCCTTCATAACCAGACCGTAAACATTGGACTGATAGCTATTGTTAGTCTGAGTCTCACTGTGGTAATCTTGGTAATGGTTGTGGGTCTTCTGCTATGGTTGAAGAGAAGAAAGCGTAGGAATTCTGTTGAAGAATGGGAGTCTGGATATTGGCCTCACAGATACAGCTACAGGGACCTGTCTATTGCAACAAAAGGATTCAGAGACGACCAAATTTTGGGCTCCGGAGGATCCGGCCGTGTTTACAAAGGTGTTCTTCCTGGTACTGGGCTCCAAGTTGCGGTTAAATCTATCTGTCAAGAGAAAGCAAAGGAATTTGTAGCAGAAATTTCTAGTTTGGGTCGTCTCAAGCACCGGAACCTTGTCCAGATCAGAGGCTACTGCAGGCGAAGAAAAGAGTTATTTGTAGTTTACGATTACATGTCCAACGGAAGTCTGGACAATCTGATCTTCCAGAATCCGAACGGACTTCTGGCATGGGGGCAACGGTTCAAAATTCTGAAGGATGTGGCGGCTGGATTGCTGTATCTTCACGAAGAATGGGAGCAAACGGTAGTACACAGAGACATCAAAACCAGCAACATTTTGCTGGATGCAGATCTGaatggaaaatttggggattttgggctTGCTCTCTTGTATGAACAGAATGAAAATCCACACACAAGCCGAGTAGTGGGAACACCTGGATACATCGCCCCGGAATTCATAAACACAGGAAAAGCTAGTACCAGCACGGACGTGTTCAGCTTTGGCGTGGTGATGTTGGAGGTTGCTTGTGGAAGACGGGCTGTTGATGCCGCCCAAATCGTATTGGTTGATTGGGTGCGACTGCTCTATGGGAATGACCGGTTGTTGGACGCAGCCGACCCCATGCTCGGTGGTGATTACGTTGAGGATGAGATGGAACGTTTGTTGAAATTGGCAATCCTATGTTGTGATCCTCGTCCACAAGCAAGACCTGGCATGAGGCAGCTGGTTGAGATACTTGAGGACCAAGATTCTCTTCCGCCCTTTCTTCCGCTTCCGTTTTCTTACGGAGAAATCGGTTCCATCTAA